The genomic region GAACCAGGATGGCCACGCGCTCAGCGGCATCGACGGGGGAGAAATCCCAGCTCACGGCGTGGCCCGGGTAGAACATGTTCCGCACGAGCGCAACGCCGCCGAGCCGCGACCGCTGGAGGTCCGCGTGGTCCACATTGACGCGGTCGATCCAGAGGCTGCCCTCGGTGTTGATGTACTCGCGAAGCGCAGCCGCTTCAGCCACGCGCGTGTAGAGCTCGGCCAGGTGCTGCCGGTCGCCGCTCACCTGCCATGCCTGGTGATGCAGGGCGTTCCCGCCGCGATCGGCGGGCCCTTCGACCAGCGCCAGCAGCTTCGGCCCCCACTCCTGCCTCAGACCGGCAAGATCGAGCGCGTTCCCGCTGATGGCGGCCAGGTTCCGAGGCCCGCTCTCGAGCATCGGCTGCAGGTACTTCCGGTCGCCAGTCCACCGGTACACCGCCCAGAGCATCGGCCACGCACGATCAGACGGTTCGGGCAGGTCCTTGTCGGTGACGAAGTGAATCGTCGCGGGGAAGGAGGCGTGCCCGGCCGCATCCACCGTGCGATGCGCGAGCAGGCCGTCTGCGAGTTCGGTCACCCATTGGCGCACCCGCGGCGAACCATTGAAACTGGCCAGCAGCAAAGCGGGGTGCGTCACGAGATAGGAGTACGCCTTCGAGTAGCCCCACACGCTGTCCTCGGCGACCTTCGTCCCGCTGAAGTAGCACGACCTCACGTGGCGATGGCCGGCCGCGTTCACGCCGGTCAGCTTCTCGACGGCCCTCGCCGTCTCCATCGCCCGTTCGAGCTGTCTCGGGCTCCCGTAGTCGAGCATCAGCGCCTGCCCGAGGACGGAGATGCCCTCCTCGTAGCTGTGCAGTTCGTCAGCCTGGATCGTGGCCAGTCCGTTGGTGAACATGCCTTGCGCGTAGAAGGCCTCCATCTCGCGCAGCAGCGACTCCTTGACCTTCTCGGGCCGGCTGCCCATCAGCGCCGTCCCCGGCCACCAGTTCGTCAAGTCACCATCATCCGACAGGCCGCCGCCGAACTCGCCGTTGTCGATCTGTCGGTTGTCGATATACCAGTTGACGAATCGTCGGAGCGCACCGAGCGCCTCGACCTGGCGAAACGCCCACAGCGGCGCGCCAGCGGGCGGCTCTGCGAGCGTGACCGACGGACGCGGCTGTTCGCGGTTGTAGTCGGCCCAGTACTGCCGCCCCAGCTCGTGGTCCGGCTCGACTCGCAGCAGATCGGTGAGGTCGGTTTCGAACTGGGTGTAGAGGCTCAGGCGTCGGCTGTTCGGATGTTCCTCGACGATCTGCGCGTAATTGTCGCGGACCTGGGTGAAACGATCGAGGACGTGCTCGCGCGCCGCAGCCTGCCACTTCTTGAAGACGAGCCTGATCTCGGCGCCGTCGAGGGCCTCGGGGCCGAACTCCGCGCTGGATGCGGCGATGGTGATCCACAGGCTCTTGCCGTTCGGCAGGATGCGATCGCGCGTGTCGAGCCAGAGCGTGTGCGGCTCGCCCGGTTTCACCGAGACGCTCACGTCCATCATCGTCCGGAGCGGCCAGATCGGATCGTGCACCTGCACGTGGATGGGAACGTACTGGCCGTGTGTCGGCTTCACGTTGAGCGCCGGCAGATCGATCGCGACACCGTCGAGCCCGGCCTGGATGCTCGTCCAGGTGTAGGAGAAGCCGCGCGGCGCCTGGCTGAGCGTGACGTCCCGGAAGTCGGCGGGGACAAGGACGTGGACGATCGGCAGACCGCGAGGCCCCGGCGCCCGCAGGGTCCGCGGCGCGCCTGCGGGCAGCGCGACGACCGTGCGCTGCTCGTCGGCGGGGAACCGGCCCGAGATGTAGTCCAGCAGCGGCTTCAGGCAGGGCTGGTCCGGCCCAGCCGACGCCTGCACCCGGTAGGTCAGCTTGGCGGTGCCCGCCGGCTCCGCGACATCCGCCACGTAGTAGGCGCCAAGCTCGCCGATCGGCGTCTCCTGCTCGACGTTGGTGAACCGCAGCGTCTGGCCGTGCACCGGCTGCGGCAGCCGGGTGGACGTGCGCTCCTGCCCCTTGGGCCGGTCGAACAGGTCTCTCGGGGCGACCGGCGTTTCCGCTGAATCGGCCGTCACGCTGAAGCGGCCAAACGCGGCGCCCGACACCTCGATCTGGTTCCAGGGCTCGGCCGGCATGACGAACCGAATCGATTTTCCAGACAGCGAATAGCAGTCCCAGTCCGGCAACTGGAAGTAGTCGTTGCGGCCGGCCAGGCGCGATCGGTTGAAGACGCCCGGCCACGTGGTCTCGCGGATGCCGTCGGTTGCCTTCCACCACCAGCGCCTGATGTCGTACACGTCGTGGATCTCGACCTTGCGAATGCTCGCGTGCCTGGTCGTGAGCGGCGCGGGGAACTCGCCCGTGCGATTCCAGCCATAGCGGTACCACCATTCGCGCTGCCACTCGGGCGACTGCACATCGCGCTCGAGGGCCGGAATCGCGGTCGGTGCTTCGCCTCGTCCCAGCGACGACACGTTGTCATCCGACAACATGCGGTCGTAGATGCGCAGTTCGTCGATGTCACCGCCGCGGACGAAGTTGTAGGCGCTCTGCACCTGCATCGGTCCGATGACGCGCGAGTGCGGTCCGAACTGGTCGAGGGCCGCGTCGAAGATCGCGACGCCGTCCTGCCGCGCAGCCAGCCGGCCGTCGACGTAGAAGCGGATGCCGCGGGTCTCGTCCCACGCGAGCGCGAAGTGGGTCCACTGGTCGGGTTTCGGGAACGCGGGCATGGCATAGCTCACGCGCGTGCGGGCCAGGCTCGCGTCCGTGACGAACGCATCGAATCCGGGCTTGCCGTTGTAGTCGATCCGCAGGAAGACCATGTCCCAACTGGAGTGATCGGCGTACCCGACGCGGAAGATCGGGAATGGCGTCGGGCCCACCGGTTCGCGGGAGCGCCAGAAGAACGACACCGTCCCGCGCTGCGCGTAGACGTTGCCCGGCGCCCAGTAGGACAGTAACTGCGTGTGCGCACACCGCAGTCCCTGACCCTTCGCGCCGTCGTTGATCACGCTCACGCCGGCTTCGTAATTTGGCTCGGGCGTGCCGCCAGCCGAGACGTCGGCGGTCACCGCGTGGTCGCCCGACAGGTAGAACAGCAGGCCGGGCTCCTTGGTCGACTGCCCTCGAGCTGCCATCGCCAGCGTCAGCGCCAGAACGAAACACCCCAGCAGAAGTCCCCGCCGCCACGTTGCCGTATTCATCCGATTGCCTCGAGAAACACAGGGAACCGACGCGAGCTATCGCGCGCCCGGCACACTCAGCATCCGTTCCGGTGCCAGCGCTTCGGGGGTCACACGAATCGTGCGGATTCGACCCTTGAACCAGGACACCAGGTTCTGCCGCACACCGATCGACGTGCCCCCGCCGGCCATCGGGCTGAACTCCACGGGGCCGGCCAGCTCACGCACACCGTTCACGTAGTGCGCCATCGTCTTGCCGTCATAGACCAGCGAGGCCACCGCCCACTGGCCTGCCGGATGCGTCATCGCGCGGTCGAGCAGCGTGCGCGACGAGTCGCCTGATTTCAGGAACGTGTCGAGGCTCCAGACGGCACCGGGAAGCAGGCGCGTCTCCATCATCAGACGATTCTCGGAACCCACCTCGGACAGGTGCAGAAACCGCTGCTCGCCAGGGCCATCCGTCGCCGGCTCGAACAGCACCTCCACGGTGAACCGGCTCAGGCCGACGATTGGGTTGACGTCGACTTGGAGTCCGTCCGAGGCGCCATTGAACTCGACGGCCGGCCCGATTCCCGTCTGGACCACGTGCGGCGCGCCAACCATCCTCACCGGTCGCCCGCCAATCTTCGTGAGGTTGTCGATCTGCCAGACGATCGGTACCGCTGACGATCCGAGGCGAGCGGAGGTGCCGGGCCGGATCACCTGCGGCGCCGCACTGGCCGACGGCGGGCGGGCGGCCAACTCGTTCAGGTACACCTCGATGTTCGTGTAGCCGCCGGGGCCGCCTGGCCGCGCGGCATCGGCGGGGTCCTTCGGATTGAGCCCGTGCGTCTTCTCCCAGCCGTCCGGCATCCCGTCCTGGTCGGTGTCGATCGGCGCCTGTCCGGCACGATACTCCGGCCAGCCGCCGACCTCCGACTGCGAGTCGATGATCGCGCCGTCACCCTTCTCGACCGACTGCACGATGCGCGCGTCCACCGGATCCCGCCTGGGCAGCGTCGCTCCGACGAGGCCAACCACGTCCGACAGCGCCCGGCGTGCGGTCGTCGTCTCGACCTCCGGCACGTCGAACGGCGTCTTCACGACCGACACCAGCCGTCTGCCGTTGAACTCCGTCCGGTCGAACAGCTTCGCGTTGTCGGCGGTCCAGTCGTCATGGCCATCCACGACGTTCCCTTCGACGAAATACGCGGCGTCGGCATTGTCGGTGAAGACAATGATCCCGCGCGTGCGGTTGCTGCTCGGCCCCGGCCGGACGTAGTTGTTCACGTAGTTCACGCTCAGCCGATCCCCCGTCATGCCGCTGGCCATCTCACCGTAGTCGTAGATGACGTTGTTGCGAACATCGAACGTTGGATATGGCGGCCTGGCGTAGTT from Vicinamibacterales bacterium harbors:
- a CDS encoding LamG-like jellyroll fold domain-containing protein, which translates into the protein MNTATWRRGLLLGCFVLALTLAMAARGQSTKEPGLLFYLSGDHAVTADVSAGGTPEPNYEAGVSVINDGAKGQGLRCAHTQLLSYWAPGNVYAQRGTVSFFWRSREPVGPTPFPIFRVGYADHSSWDMVFLRIDYNGKPGFDAFVTDASLARTRVSYAMPAFPKPDQWTHFALAWDETRGIRFYVDGRLAARQDGVAIFDAALDQFGPHSRVIGPMQVQSAYNFVRGGDIDELRIYDRMLSDDNVSSLGRGEAPTAIPALERDVQSPEWQREWWYRYGWNRTGEFPAPLTTRHASIRKVEIHDVYDIRRWWWKATDGIRETTWPGVFNRSRLAGRNDYFQLPDWDCYSLSGKSIRFVMPAEPWNQIEVSGAAFGRFSVTADSAETPVAPRDLFDRPKGQERTSTRLPQPVHGQTLRFTNVEQETPIGELGAYYVADVAEPAGTAKLTYRVQASAGPDQPCLKPLLDYISGRFPADEQRTVVALPAGAPRTLRAPGPRGLPIVHVLVPADFRDVTLSQAPRGFSYTWTSIQAGLDGVAIDLPALNVKPTHGQYVPIHVQVHDPIWPLRTMMDVSVSVKPGEPHTLWLDTRDRILPNGKSLWITIAASSAEFGPEALDGAEIRLVFKKWQAAAREHVLDRFTQVRDNYAQIVEEHPNSRRLSLYTQFETDLTDLLRVEPDHELGRQYWADYNREQPRPSVTLAEPPAGAPLWAFRQVEALGALRRFVNWYIDNRQIDNGEFGGGLSDDGDLTNWWPGTALMGSRPEKVKESLLREMEAFYAQGMFTNGLATIQADELHSYEEGISVLGQALMLDYGSPRQLERAMETARAVEKLTGVNAAGHRHVRSCYFSGTKVAEDSVWGYSKAYSYLVTHPALLLASFNGSPRVRQWVTELADGLLAHRTVDAAGHASFPATIHFVTDKDLPEPSDRAWPMLWAVYRWTGDRKYLQPMLESGPRNLAAISGNALDLAGLRQEWGPKLLALVEGPADRGGNALHHQAWQVSGDRQHLAELYTRVAEAAALREYINTEGSLWIDRVNVDHADLQRSRLGGVALVRNMFYPGHAVSWDFSPVDAAERVAILVRDPTPTRLRIVAYNLDSAPVEARMTGWDVEPGIWSMTQGTGAESGEAIAGEQTTRTVAFERSSGLDIVFPPKVVTIIELNLVTKGVPYWSRPDLGISDADVRVEGHTMKVTVHSLGAVDTPASTLVLRGRDGRVIASASVPVLRAPVDLVPKTAVVSLSLPAGSAWKGGSLTIEAPRKTPETTLRNNVVRFRE
- a CDS encoding LamG-like jellyroll fold domain-containing protein, giving the protein MTLSLFLVFSMVVSEVRNMRALNVFVLIAAGLCAGLDGAAPMAPPAFPGAEGFGAKTPGGRGGRVIVVSNVNDAGPGSFRDAVTAKGPRLVVFATGGLITLQSPLEIAEPYLTVAGQSAPGDGICIRGRQVSIRTHDVIVRYLRFRLGDLAKAEDDSLDIMGDSHDVIVDHCSTTWSVDENLSPSGGIRNITVQWCLVAEALNHSVHSKGAHGYGSLARAVGGVTFHHNLWAHNAARNPRLGDNYARPPYPTFDVRNNVIYDYGEMASGMTGDRLSVNYVNNYVRPGPSSNRTRGIIVFTDNADAAYFVEGNVVDGHDDWTADNAKLFDRTEFNGRRLVSVVKTPFDVPEVETTTARRALSDVVGLVGATLPRRDPVDARIVQSVEKGDGAIIDSQSEVGGWPEYRAGQAPIDTDQDGMPDGWEKTHGLNPKDPADAARPGGPGGYTNIEVYLNELAARPPSASAAPQVIRPGTSARLGSSAVPIVWQIDNLTKIGGRPVRMVGAPHVVQTGIGPAVEFNGASDGLQVDVNPIVGLSRFTVEVLFEPATDGPGEQRFLHLSEVGSENRLMMETRLLPGAVWSLDTFLKSGDSSRTLLDRAMTHPAGQWAVASLVYDGKTMAHYVNGVRELAGPVEFSPMAGGGTSIGVRQNLVSWFKGRIRTIRVTPEALAPERMLSVPGAR